In the Solanum pennellii chromosome 5, SPENNV200 genome, one interval contains:
- the LOC107018888 gene encoding uncharacterized protein LOC107018888, which yields MGRKLDALLGRNFKTSKFKATANLAISRVTVLKNQRQARCSIARSDVVQLLNLGYHERALLRVEQVIKEQNMLDVFDMVEGYCLLTIERINLIQQEKICPEELKEAISSLIFAASRCGEFPELQELRAIFTSRFGKEFAARAVELRNNCGVNTKMIQKLSTRMPSLEQRTKVLKEIAAENNIILKIEEIMLENTEEKEVTAKRKDEPEDHVSVLPQDVDHEARRKFKDVEAAAQAAFESAAYAAAAARAAVELSRSESRDTDDPKSPSQRPRNVSDSREDLKSEFHAGEEKNNEGVEKIETSQNYGFHSEVDQFSDGDEVEELEQKYEKQFKRSVSVSSSDISADDILVDEVKSPRHGVIYDEIDEEVGEDNRIPSLKHPKNEVFGSPVHQAGNEKEIEGFTKQGAEKLNINKKPISMRTRKNYHW from the exons ATGGGAAGAAAACTTGATGCTTTACTAGGAAGAAACTTTAAAACTAGTAAATTTAAGGCCACTGCAAATTTAGCCATTTCCAGGGTTACTGTACTCAAGAACCAACGCCAAGCACGGTGCTCGATCGCGCGGTCTGATGTAGTTCAGCTCTTAAACCTTGGGTACCATGAAAGAGCTCTTCTAAGg GTTGAGCAAGTAATCAAGGAACAAAATATGTTGGATGTGTTTGACATGGTAGAAGGCTATTGTCTTCTCACTATTGAAAGAATCAACCTTATTCAACAAGAGAA AATATGTCCTGAGGAATTGAAGGAGGCGATATCGAGCTTGATTTTTGCAGCTTCAAGGTGTGGTGAATTCCCAGAACTTCAAGAGCTTCGAGCTATTTTCACATCTAGATTTGGGAAAGAATTCGCTGCTCGTGCTGTTGAGTTAAGAAACAATTGTGGAGTAAATACTAAG ATGATACAAAAGCTGTCAACAAGGATGCCTAGCTTAGAACAAAGAACCAAAGTGCTTAAGGAAATTGCTGCAGAGAATaacattattttgaaaattgaggAAATAATGTTGGAAAATACAGAG GAGAAGGAGGTCACCGCGAAAAGGAAGGACGAGCCTGAAGATCACGTATCAGTTTTGCCTCAAGATGTAGACCATGAAGCTAggagaaaatttaaagatgTAGAAGCTGCAGCTCAAGCAGCTTTTGAGTCTGCTGCTTATGCAGCAGCAGCTGCAAGAGCAGCTGTGGAACTCTCTCGGTCTGAATCACGTGATACAGATGACCCCAAGAGTCCGAGTCAAAGGCCAAGGAATGTATCGGACTCTCGTGAGGATTTGAAATCTGAGTTTCATGcaggagaggagaaaaataatgagGGAGTTGAGAAAATCGAGACTAGTCAAAACTATGGTTTTCATTCTGAAGTCGATCAATTCTCCGATGGAGATGAGGTCGAAGAACTCGAACAGAAGTATGAAAAACAGTTCAAGAGATCAGTCTCGGTTTCAAGTTCTGATATTTCAGCAGACGACATTCTTGTTGATGAGGTGAAAAGTCCCAGACATGGTgtaatttatgatgaaatagatgaagaaGTTGGGGAGGATAACAGAATCCCGTCATTGAAACATCCTAAGAATGAAGTTTTTGGTTCTCCGGTGCACCAAGCAGGAAATGAGAAGGAGATTGAAGGATTCACAAAGCAAGGTGCAGAAAAACTAAACATAAATAAGAAGCCAATATCAATGAGAACAAGGAAGAACTATCACTGGTGA
- the LOC107018889 gene encoding homologous-pairing protein 2 homolog: MAPKADNTEGIVLNFVNEQNRPLNVQNAADALQKFNLKKAAVQKALDNLCDSGKISFKEYGKQKIYLARQDQFDIPDTEELNRMKEENANLQEKLNEQKKAISEVEAEMKSLQSNLTMEEIHAKESKLRKEVDEMEKKLIKLREGVTLVSPEERKAIEGLYSESLNQWRRRKRMFRDVWDAITENSPKNPKEFKEELGVEYDEDVGVNFQSFADLIQHGKKRR; the protein is encoded by the exons ATGGCTCCTAAAGCAGATAACACTGAAG GAATCGTGCTCAACTTCGTAAACGAG CAAAATAGACCATTGAATGTCCAAAATGCGGCAGATGCACTGCAAAAGTTTAACCTTAAAAAAGCTGCAGTACAAAAGGCGCTGGATAATCTCTGTGACAGTGGTAAGATATCATTTAAAGAGTATGGCAAGCAGAAAATCTATCTGGCTCGGCAAGATCAGTTTGACATCCCAGATACGGAAGAGCTTAATAGAATGAAGGAAGAAAATGCCAATCTACAAGAAAAGCTGAATGAACAGAAGAAAGCTATCAGTGAGGTTGAAGCAG AGATGAAGTCTCTGCAGTCAAATTTGACTATGGAAGAGATACATGCTAAAGAATCCAAACTGAGAAAAGAG GTTGATGAGATGGAAAAGAAGCTAATTAAATTGCGGGAAGGTGTTACTCTTGTTAGTCCAGAAGAAAGAAAAGCCATCGAGGGGTTGTATTCGGAATCCTTAAATCAGTGGAGAAGGCGAAAAAGGATGTTCAGAGATGTATGGGATGCCATAACTGAGAACTCGCCCAAAAATCCAAAAGAGTTTAAG GAGGAACTTGGAGTTGAATATGATGAGGATGTTGGTGTGAATTTTCAGTCTTTTGCTGACCTGATCCAGCATGGCAAGAAGCGTCGCTAG
- the LOC107018490 gene encoding 30S ribosomal protein 3, chloroplastic-like, whose translation MLSMSVQSSLKGNLSIPSLPSQNPAYKSFKSCSSLSLNNKGLSTRRIHKIFASAVAEAEPVEVETSESVVQEIEKVDMKKKVIEKPRLVLKFIWMEKNIGLGLDQVLPDHGSVPLSPYFFWPRKDAWEELKTTLESKPWISQKQMIILLNQATDIINLWQQSGGNLT comes from the exons ATGTTATCAATGTCTGTTCAATCTAGCTTGAAAGGCAATTTGAGTATCCCTTCTTTACCTTCACAAAATCCAGCTTATAAATCCTTCAAATCATGTTCTTCATTATCTTTAAACAACAAAGGTTTATCAACAAGAAGAATTCATAAGATTTTTGCTTCAGCAGTTGCAGAAGCAGAACCAGTTGAAGTTGAGACTTCAGAGTCTGTTGTTCAAGAAATTGAG AAAGTTGATATGAAGAAAAAGGTAATTGAGAAGCCAAGGCTAGTGTTGAAATTCATATGGATGGAGAAAAATATTGGACTTGGCCTTGATCAAGTTTTACCAGACCATGGAAGTGTACCATTAAGTCCATACTTTTTTTGGCCAAGAAAAGATGCATGGGAAGAGTTGAAAACAACACTAGAGAGTAAGCCATGGATATCACAAAAGCAAATGATTATTTTGCTTAATCAAGCTACTGATATTATCAATTTGTGGCAGCAGAGTGGTGGAAATTTGACctaa
- the LOC107020120 gene encoding aluminum-activated malate transporter 9-like, producing MVTIKNFFKKASQDQYNQEKEKLLQHDDDEIKNGCCCFTPLYEKLKSFFNNIQDFAKKAIEMGKNDPRKIIFSLKMGFALSFVSLLIFWKKPTDIAQFAIWAILTVLVMFEFTIGATFIKGFNRGLGTFCAGMLAFIFAQLALWAGEREKAVIVVSIFIVAFIGTYLKLYPTMAPYEYGYRVFILTYCILIVAGNRTREYNVAIFTRLALIAVGAGICLMINISVCPIWAGEDLHRLVVKNFMDLATSLEGCINGYLSCVDYDEATNDSDYNGYKSVIESTSREQTLLGFAIWEPPHGRFKMHKNPWRDIVKLSSGLRHCAFMVMALHGCIQSEIQAPPEKRKVFRNELKRVGTNAAKVLRELGTKLEKLEMLNSHENILKEVHETAQNLQKKVDHKSYLLVNSKSWEIGKSNIINNNNNLDDSSSENSSSENIPLSSRSLSETAIDIRLLQGNWPQSDQLVAKLTPFKKQNQWPSRLSLVDGEITDTIEMETYLSASALSLATFASLVIEFVARLQNVVDNFEELSQKAEFKESSSVKS from the exons aTGGTGACCATAAAGAATTTCTTCAAGAAGGCTTCTCAAGATCAATACaaccaagaaaaagaaaaactactacaacatgatgatgatgaaattaAAAATGGATGTTGTTGTTTCACTCcattatatgaaaaattgaaaagtttCTTCAATAATATTCAAGATTTTGCAAAGAAAGCAATTGAGATGGGTAAAAATGATCCAAGAAAgatcattttttcattaaaaatgggATTTGCTTTATCTTTTGTGTCACTTCTTATTTTTTGGAAGAAACCAACTGATATTGCTCAATTTGCAATATGGGCAATCTTGACTGTTCTTGTTATGTTTGAGTTCACTATAG GAGCAACTTTTATTAAAGGATTTAATCGTGGCTTGGGAACATTTTGTGCTGGAATGCTTGCCTTCATATTTGCTCAATTAGCATTATGGGCTGGAGAAAGGGAAAAAGCTGTAATTGTTGTGAGCATTTTTATTGTAG CATTTATAGGAACATATTTAAAGTTATATCCAACAATGGCACCATATGAATATGGATATAGAGTATTTATTTTGACATATTGTATTCTCATTGTGGCTGGAAATCGAACTAGAGAATATAATGTGGCTATTTTTACTCGTTTGGCCCTAATTGCTGTTGGGGCTGGAATTTGTTTGATGATAAATATTAGTGTTTGCCCTATTTGGGCTGGTGAAGATTTGCATCGATTGGTTGTTAAGAATTTCATGGATCTTGCAACGTCTTTAGAAG GTTGTATCAATGGATATTTAAGTTGTGTTGATTATGATGAAGCTACAAATGATTCAGATTATAATGGCTATAAATCTGTTATAGAATCAACAAGTCGAGAGCAAACATTG cTTGGATTTGCTATTTGGGAGCCACCTCATGGACGTTTTAAAATGCACAAGAATCCTTGGAGAGACATTGTAAAATTAAGCAGTGGATTGAGACATTGTGCATTCATGGTCATGGCATTGCATGGATGTATCCAATCAGAAATTCAG GCACCACCAGAGAAGAGAAAGGTATTCCGCAACGAGCTTAAGAGAGTTGGTACAAATGCTGCAAAAGTTCTACGTGAGTTAGGAACAAAATTAGAGAAACTAGAAATGCTAAATAGTCATGAAAATATCTTAAAAGAAGTGCATGAGACAGCacaaaatcttcaaaaaaaagTAGATCACAAGTCATATCTATTGGTCAACTCAAAAAGTTGGGAAATTGGAAAATCAaacattattaataataataataaccttGACGATTCATCGAGTGAAAATAGTAGTAGTGAAAATATACCATTAAGTTCACGATCACTAAGTGAAACAGCTATCGACATAAGGTTATTACAAGGAAATTGGCCACAATCAGATCAATTAGTCGCAAAATTAACACCATTTAAGAAGCAAAATCAATGGCCTTCgcgtctttcacttgttgatgGTGAAATTACTGATACAATCGAAATGGAAACTTACTTAAGCGCGAGTGCTCTATCCTTAGCGACGTTTGCATCACTTGTAATTGAATTTGTTGCAAGGCTACAAAATGTGGTTGATAATTTCGAAGAATTAAGTCAAAAGGCGGAGTTTAAAGAGTCGAGTAgtgttaaaagttaa